ACCGACCGAAGTTTATGTCTGCAACCTTCCTAGAAGCTGTGACACGGAACAGCTACTTCCCATGTTCAGGCCTCACGGAACCATTATATCTGccgaggttttttttttttttttttttttacctcctttctcttttctttttccccAATTTCCTATTTTCTTATACAGCATGCTATTCAAACTAAACTAGCTTATCTAATTTGAATATGTTGTTATCAAATATTTTTGGACTCGATTGTTTAGTGTATGTTTCAATTTCAGTTATATTCTTAAGTTTTCATTAGTACTGTAATCTGAATCAACAATGGATTGATGTGTGAGGGTTCGGCAAAGGGCATTTACTTGTAGCTTCTAACCAGAAATGATTATAGAATATACAGTATTTCACTATTTCACATGGAACTAAACATGCTATTGGTAGCAAGGGCCAGTGTTTATGCTTAATTGCTGTGCTGCAGGTTTGCCGGCATGCCCAGAGCGGTGAAAGTAAAGGGTGTGCTTATGTCACAATGTCATCTATTGTCTCTGCAAAAAATGCAGTTTCTGCATTGGATGGATTGGTTAGTGTAGTGAGTTCCTGCATTTATTTGATCAACTTGTTCTAGTTATTTGATctgaaattttgtttttctttttcttttctcacaTCTCAAACTGAAGGATGTTGGTGGGCGAGAAATGCGGGTTAGATTTTCTGTTGAGGTGAATCCTAGGGGGAGGAATCTTGAGACGATGAACTCGTCACCCAGAAGAACTATATACTATGAAGCTCCTCATAAGCTGTATGTTGGGAATCTTGCCATGTCTGCTACACCTGAAGACGTGAGATATCTTTTTGCTAGATTTGGTAATGTGGCCAGTGTGAGGCTCTTGCAAGATTTGAAACAAGGCAGAAGACGAGCCTATGcttttatctcttatctttctgAGAGAGAGCGTGATGCAGCAATGTCCCTCAATGGAACTGTAAAATCTGCCTCTGCTACTTCTCAATATTCTGTGCTTATTGTTTCACTTGTTTGTGTCTGATGAGTGGTGCCTGTTACTGGTCTCTCTTGCAGGAATTTTGTGGTCGTAAAATTGTGGTTAGACAAGGTGTAGACAGAGAAAGCTGAGACGGAGCTAGAGCTTCAGATTATGCATAGCAATTATTGCAATTTTGGGTGTCTAAGAAGGAGGAAGGAAGCTCTGCTCAGGTATGCGTAAGTGAGATTGATGAGAACCTTTCCAAACTAGAAAGTGTTAGCTGAATATAGGCGTATCCTTTCCAAACTAGCTGAATATAGATTCATCAACATCTGAATTTTCACTCTTGTATCCTTGTTGGATCAAATTGCAATCATCAACGTATAAGTTCTTGTAATGTGTATTTGGACATGATTCTGCTGTATTCATTTTAAAGGTCAAGAACAAACATTATCAGAGTTGATGAAGAActcttcttttttgttttacaTATCTATAAATACTTAAATCCGTAATGATTGACTGAGTGCAAACATGTACTCATATGAAAAGGAAGTAGTTAAATAcgaactttttttttctcaactATACTAATGCAACTTTGGCTACTTCTTACCACTTTCTTGCAGTTTTAAAACTAATCCCTTAACTATTGTTTTTGTCAGCATGGCCTAGAGAAACTTTTTTTCCCCATCACTTAACACTATTGCGTGTTGACTTGTTTTTTCCACCACCATCAACAAGGGCACTAGGTCTTACtcattgctcttatttttctgatttttgcgATAAAGTTCGAGCACCCTTTGCTGGCGGAGGATTCAGATTGTTTTTGTAGAAAGCTGTTGACAATCTCAGCCATTAGAATGTTTTGTTTTActtcaaaatataaattataaaataatgcAAAACAAATGGCAATTGATTAGTGTTGTTGTTTCTTAGAGTGCAGCTGATCCAGTGAGATTGCAAAGGTTGTAATATAAACTTGCACACTTTATTAATGGGAAAAGAGAGTTATGGACGTGTAATAATAGTGACATATTGAAGGACAACAACAATGAAGCGATAAACTGAGCGATCCTTAAAATGTTCACTAGATAAGACGAATGG
This is a stretch of genomic DNA from Lotus japonicus ecotype B-129 chromosome 1, LjGifu_v1.2. It encodes these proteins:
- the LOC130731437 gene encoding 33 kDa ribonucleoprotein, chloroplastic-like produces the protein MEPTWLGFNTMAANATLSLSFTSLLNHNLQFRLPSKRFVSSSSVPFPSLRLVAGKGRVCSCTALAAVVDEETAVADVGEQVNDEEGRPTEVYVCNLPRSCDTEQLLPMFRPHGTIISAEVCRHAQSGESKGCAYVTMSSIVSAKNAVSALDGLDVGGREMRVRFSVEVNPRGRNLETMNSSPRRTIYYEAPHKLYVGNLAMSATPEDVRYLFARFGNVASVRLLQDLKQGRRRAYAFISYLSERERDAAMSLNGTEFCGRKIVVRQGVDRES